GGGCTGCGGTGCCTCGTCGCCGACGGCCGCCTCACGGACGGCGAGGTCGCCGCCGCGCTCCTCGGGACCGCCGCGGCGGCGCAGGGCACGCGCGCCGGGGGCCCGTCCGTCGGCCCCCGCAGTGCCCGCAGTGCCCGCAGTGCCCGCAGTGCCCGACCCACCGCCGACGCCCCACCGACCCCCCAGGAGCAGCCCCGATGAGCACCACCCTTCCCGAGCTCACGGACTGCGCGCTGGTCCTGCGGCCCGGTGACGACGTCGCCGTGGCGACCCGCGACCTGCAGTCGGGCACGGAGATCCGGCACGACGGCGCGCCGCTCGTGATCCGGCAGAGCGTGCCGCGCGGGCACAAGCTCGCCGTCCGCGACGTCCCCGCCGGTGGCCAGGTGCACAAGTACGGGCAGTCGATCGGCCTCGCGACCCGCGACATCGCCGTCGGGGACCACGTGCACACGCACAACCTCGGCATGGACGACGTCGCGCGCGACTACGAGTTCGGCACCGCGCGCGTGCGTCCCGCGCCGTGGGCGGGGCCTGTCCGCACGTTCCAGGGCTACCACCGCGCCGACGGCCGGGTCGGGACGCGCAACTACGTCGCGATCCTCACGTCGGTGAACTGCTCGGCGTCGTCCGCGCGCATGATCGCCGACCAGTTCCGCGGCCCGGTGCTCGACGCATACCCGCACGTCGACGGGGTCGTCGCGCTCACGCACACGACGGGCTGCGGGCTCGTCGCGCAGAGCGAGGGCGCGCAGATCACGCTGCGCACGCTGCGCGGGTACGCCGACCACCCCAACGTGGCGGGTGTCCTCGTGCTCGGGCTCGGCTGCGAGATGCTGCCCGCGCAGTCGCTGCTCGACGGGCTCGACCTGCCCGCCGACAAGCCCGTGCGCACGCTCGTGATCCAGGAGACCGGCGGGATCCGCCGGACCGTCAAGGCGGGCGTCGAGGCGGTCCAGGACATGCTCCCCGAGATCGAGGCGCTGCGCCGCGCCCCGGCGCCGGTCTCCGAGCTCGTGCTCGGCATGAACTGCGGCGGCAGCGACGGGTACTCGGGCATCACCGCCAACCCGGCGCTCGGCTACGCGTCGGACCTGCTCGTCGCGCACGGCGCCACCACGATCCTCGCGGAGACCCCCGAGGTCTTCGGGGCCGAGCACCTGCTGACGCGCCGTGCGGTCAGCGAGGAGGTCGGCCGCACGCTCCTCCGGCGCATCGACTGGTGGCAGACGTACGCGGCGCAGGGCGGCGGCTCGCTCGACAACAACCCGTCCCCCGGCAACAAGGCCGGCGGGCTCACGACGATCCTCGAGAAGTCGCTCGGGGCCGTCGCCAAGGGGGGCAGCGCCGAGCTGGCGGCCGTCTACGAGTACGCCGAGCCCGTGACCGCGAAGGGCTTCACGTTCATGGACACCCCGGGCTACGACCCGGTCTCCGTGACCGGGATCGTCGCGGGCGGCTCGACCGTCGTGGTGTTCACGACCGGGCGCGGGTCGGTGCTCGGGTGCAAGCCGACGCCGTCGATCAAGGTGTGCACCAACACCGAGACCTACGACCGGATGTCCGAGGACATGGACCTGAACGCGGGGCGGATCGTCGACGGCGAGGCGACGGTGCATCAGGTCGGCGAGGAGATCTTCGAGAAGATCATCGCCGTCGCGTCCGGCGAGCAGACCGTCTCCGAGGAGCTCGACCTCGGGCAGGACGAGTTCGTGCCGTGGCAGCTCGGGACGGTGACGTGACGCGCTGAGCGACCGAGCCGGTGCCGGAGGCGGCGCGGGCCGCACACGGGTGCCCGTAGAGGTGCGGGACGCGCCCCGCACCTCCCCCGGAGGGACGACGGACCCGAACGGTGCGAGCATGGGAGCAGTTCGGTCCGATGACGCATCGAGCGAGCGGGGGCCCCCGTGTCCAGTCGCATGCCCACGACCGCGGCCGGTCGCGGCCGCACGCCGGACGTCGCCCGGGGCCCGTCATGATCACGACCCACCCGGAGCAGACCTTCCGGCACGACCTCGTCCTGCACGACGGGCCCGAGGACCTCGTCCGGCTCATGGCACCCTTCCTGCGCGCGGGCGCCGCCGCCGGGGAGCGCACGGTCGTGCTCGGGCGCCCCGACCTCGTCGACGCGCTGCTCGCCGCGGTGCCCGAGGTCACCGACGCCCTCGCCCTGCGCGAGCAGGAGCACGAGCGGTTCGCCGGTCGCGACCTGCACCGTGCGCAGCAGCTCCTGGCCCGGTTGGACGGCGAGGGGACCGCGGTCCGGATCGTCAACCAGATGCCCGTCGCGACGACCCCGGAGCAGTGGCACGAGTGGCGCCGGTACGAGGCGGCCGCGAACGTCGTCCTCGCGCCCTACCGGGCGTGGGGCAAGTGCGCGCACGACGAGCGCACGCTCGACGCCGGCATGCTCGAGGACCTGCGGGCGACGCACGCGCACGTCGAGGACGCCCACAGCGGGGGCCCGAACGCCGCCTTCGACGAGGCGGGGACGCACGCCGGCACCTTCTTCGAGGTCCCCGCGCACCCCACGGAGGCCTCGCCCCCGACGCTCGCGCTCGTCGACCCGTCGTCCGCGGACGCCCGCCGTGCGGTGCGCGAGCTCGCGCTGCGGGCGGGGCTCCCGGAGACCGCCCAGGAGACGGTCATCCTGGCCACGAGCGAGGCCGTGGAGAACGCGTGGACGCACGGGCGGGCCCCGGTGCTGGTCCGCGGCTGGCTGGACCGGCCGGGGCGCGTCACCGTCGCGGTGAGCGACACCGGCCCCGGCCCGCACCCGCTCGTCGGCCTCCTGCCCGCGTCGCCCGGCAGCCCGTACGACCGCGGCGGGATGTGGATGGTCCAGGTGCTCCTGCGCGACGTCCACCACCGCACGGGGCCGGGCGGCTACACGGTGACGTTCAGCGTCGACGACGACCCCGTCGCGCCCCCGCGAGGCTGAGCGCACCGCCCCGTCCGGGCGGCGGCGCGCTCCCCCGCCTCAGTCGAGCACGTACCGCGCGAGGTGCTCCCCGGTGAGCGTCGAGCGCACCGCGACCAGGTCGGCGGGCGTGCCCTCGAACACGATCTGCCCGCCGTCGTGCCCGGCTCCCGGCCCCACGTCGATGATCCAGTCGGCGCGGGCCATGACGGCCTGGCTGTGCTCGATCACGATCACGGACTTCCCGGACTCGACGAGCCGGTCGAGCAGCCCGAGCAGCTGCTCGACGTCCGCGAGGTGCAGGCCGGTCGTCGGCTCGTCGAGCACGTACACCCCGCCCTTCTCCGACATGTGCGTCGCGAGCTTGAGCCGCTGGCGCTCGCCGCCGGACAGCGTCGTGAGGGGCTGCCCGAGGCTGAGGTAGCCGAGCCCGACGTCCGCGAGCCGGTCGAGGATGGCGTGCGCCGCAGGCAGCCGCGCGTCGCCGGCGCCGAAGAACTCCTCGGCCTCGGTCACCGACATCGCGAGCACCTCGCTGATGTCCTTGCCGCCCAGGTGGTACTCGAGCACCGACGCCTGGAACCGCTTGCCCTGGCACTCCTCGCACGTCGTCGCGACGCCGGCCATCATCGCGAGATCGGTGTAGATGACGCCCGCGCCGTTGCACGTGGGGCACGCGCCCGCGGAGTTCGCGCTGAACAGCGCCGGCTTGACGCCGTTGGCCTTGGCGAACGCCTTCCGGATCGGCTCGAGCAGCCCCGTGTACGTCGCGGGGTTGCTGCGCCGGGAGCCACGGATCGGCACCTGGTCGATCGACACGACCTCGGCCCCGCGCGGGATCGAGCCGTGCACGAGCGAGCTCTTGCCCGAGCCGGCCACCCCCGTGACGACGACGAGCACGCCGAGCGGGATGTCGACGTCGACGCCGCGCAGGTTGTGCGTCGTCGCGCCCCGGATCTCGAGGGCCCCCGTGGGCGTCCGCACCGAGTCCTTCAGCGTCGCCCGGTAGCCGAGGTGGCGGCCCGTGAGCGTGTCGCTCGCGCGCAGCCCCTCGACGCTGCCCTCGAAGCAGATCGTCCCACCCGCGGTGCCGGCCTTGGGCCCCAGGTCGACGACGTGGTCCGCGATCTCGATGGTCTCGGGCTCGTGCTCGACGACGAGCACCGTGTTGCCCTTGTCGCGCAGGCGCAGCAGCAGGTCGTTCATGCTCTGGACGTCGTGCGGGTGCAGGCCCGTGGTCGGCTCGTCGAAGACGTACGTGATGTCGGTGAGCGACGAGCCGAGGTGCCGGATCATCTTGGTGCGCTGCGCCTCGCCGCCCGAGAGCGTGCCCGACGACCGGTCGAGCGAGAGGTAGCCGAGGCCGATCTCCACGAACGAGTCGAGGGTGTCGCGCAGCGTCGCGAGCACCGGGGCCACCGACGGCTCGTCGAGGCTGCGCACCCACTGCGCGAGGTCGCTGATCTGCATCGCGCACGCGTCGGCGATGCTGACCCCGCCGATCTTCGAGGAGCGGGCGCCCTCGTTGAGCCGCGTCCCGTCGCAGTCCGGGCACGTCGTGAACGTGACCGCGCGGTCCACGAAGGCCCGGATGTGCGGCTGCATCGCGTCCTTGTCCTTCGCGAGCAGCGACTTCTGGATCTTCGGGATCACGCCCTCGTAGGTGAGGTTGATGTTGTCGACCTTGATTTTGACCGGCTCCTTGTAGAGCAGGTCGTGCAGCTCGGCCTTCGTGAACTGGCCGACGGGCTTGTCGGCGTCGAAGAAGCCCGACTGGCTGAAGATCCGGCCGTACCAGCCGTCGACGCTGTACCCGGGGATGGTGAGCGCGCCCTCGTTGAGCGACTTCGACGCGTCGAACAGCGCCGTGAGGTCGAAGTCGGTGACCTTGCCGATGCCCTCGCAGCGCGGGCACATGCCGCCGGTGATGCTGAACTCGCGGCGCTCCTTGGTGGTCGTGCCGCCCTTCTCGTACGTGACGGCCCCGGCCCCGCTGATCGAGGCGACGTTGAACGAGAACGCCTGCGACGAGCCGACGTGCGGCTGCCCGAGGCGGCTGAACACGATCCGCAGCATCGCGTTCGCGTCCGTCGCGGTGCCGACCGTCGAGCGGGGGTTGGCGCCCATGCGCTCCTGGTCGACGATGATCGCCGTCGTCAGGCCCTCGAGGACGTCCACGTCGGGGCGCGCGAGCGTCGGCATGAAGCCCTGCACGAACGCGCTGTAGGTCTCGTTGATCATGCGCTGCGACTCGGCGGCGATCGTGCCGAACACCAGCGAGCTCTTGCCCGAGCCGGACACGCCCGTGAACACGGTGAGCCGGCGCTTGGGGAGCTCGACGCTGACGTCCTTGAGGTTGTTCTCGCGCGCGCCGTGCACGCGGATGAGGTCGTGCGAGTCGGCGACGTGGCCGGTGCGCGGCTGGGTGGACGGCTCGGTCGTGGACGGCTCGGTCTCGGTGCTCGTGGCCATGAGGGGAGGTCTCCGTCGGTGAGGGCTGACCGGCTGGCGGCAGGGCGGGTGGAGAGGGTCCACGCTAGCGACGAGGGCCCACACGGGAAGACCCCCGGCACGCCCGGAACTCAGCGGGGACCGCTGTGGCACCCTGGGACGGTGCTGATCGAGGACCTCGTCCGGCTGCGCCGCGCGCGCGACACGATGGACCGCGACTACGCGCAGCCGCTCGACGTCCCGGCCCTCGCGCGCGTCGCGCTCATGTCGGCCGGCCACTTCTCCCGCAGCTTCCGCGAGGCGTACGGGGAGACCCCGTACGCGTACCTGATGACGCGGCGGATCGAGCGCGCGAAGGCCCTGCTGCGGCGCGGCGACCTGTCGGTGACCGAGGTCTGCATGGCGGTCGGCTGCACGTCGCTCGGGTCGTTCAGCTCGCGGTTCACGGAGCTCGTCGGCGAGAGCCCGAGCGCGTACCGGGCCCGGGTGCACGACGACGCCCCGATCCCCGCGTGCGTCACCAAGGTCGCCACGCGACCGGTCAGGAACGGAGAAGCGCGCGCCGCGCACCCGCCCCTAGCGTGAGGCGCATGGACATCTCCCTCGCCTCCTGCTTCATCGCCGTCGACGACTTCGACAAGGCGCTCGTCTTCTACCGCGACGTCCTCGGGCTGGAGGTCCGCAACGACGTCGGCTTCGAGAACATGCGCTGGATCACCGTCGGCTCGCCCTCGCTGCCCGACGTGGACATCGTGCTCGAGCCGGCGCTCGCGGACCCCAACGCCTCGGCCGCCGACAAGCAGGCCGCCGCCGAGCTGCTCGCCAAGGGCATGCTGCGCGGCGTCATCTTCCGCACCGACGACGTCGACGCGACGTTCGAGCGGCTCCGCGCGGCCGGGGCGGAGGTCCTCCAGGAGCCGTTCGACCAGCCCTACGGCGTGCGCGACTGCGCGTTCCGCGACCCGGCGGGGAACATGCTGCGGTTCAACCAGCCGCGCGCCTGACGGCCCGCTTCCCGCGGGCACCGGCTGCCTTCGCCGCACGGACGGGAGCACCCGTG
The Cellulomonas sp. NS3 DNA segment above includes these coding regions:
- a CDS encoding excinuclease ABC subunit UvrA; its protein translation is MATSTETEPSTTEPSTQPRTGHVADSHDLIRVHGARENNLKDVSVELPKRRLTVFTGVSGSGKSSLVFGTIAAESQRMINETYSAFVQGFMPTLARPDVDVLEGLTTAIIVDQERMGANPRSTVGTATDANAMLRIVFSRLGQPHVGSSQAFSFNVASISGAGAVTYEKGGTTTKERREFSITGGMCPRCEGIGKVTDFDLTALFDASKSLNEGALTIPGYSVDGWYGRIFSQSGFFDADKPVGQFTKAELHDLLYKEPVKIKVDNINLTYEGVIPKIQKSLLAKDKDAMQPHIRAFVDRAVTFTTCPDCDGTRLNEGARSSKIGGVSIADACAMQISDLAQWVRSLDEPSVAPVLATLRDTLDSFVEIGLGYLSLDRSSGTLSGGEAQRTKMIRHLGSSLTDITYVFDEPTTGLHPHDVQSMNDLLLRLRDKGNTVLVVEHEPETIEIADHVVDLGPKAGTAGGTICFEGSVEGLRASDTLTGRHLGYRATLKDSVRTPTGALEIRGATTHNLRGVDVDIPLGVLVVVTGVAGSGKSSLVHGSIPRGAEVVSIDQVPIRGSRRSNPATYTGLLEPIRKAFAKANGVKPALFSANSAGACPTCNGAGVIYTDLAMMAGVATTCEECQGKRFQASVLEYHLGGKDISEVLAMSVTEAEEFFGAGDARLPAAHAILDRLADVGLGYLSLGQPLTTLSGGERQRLKLATHMSEKGGVYVLDEPTTGLHLADVEQLLGLLDRLVESGKSVIVIEHSQAVMARADWIIDVGPGAGHDGGQIVFEGTPADLVAVRSTLTGEHLARYVLD
- a CDS encoding helix-turn-helix transcriptional regulator, producing MDRDYAQPLDVPALARVALMSAGHFSRSFREAYGETPYAYLMTRRIERAKALLRRGDLSVTEVCMAVGCTSLGSFSSRFTELVGESPSAYRARVHDDAPIPACVTKVATRPVRNGEARAAHPPLA
- a CDS encoding VOC family protein, which encodes MDISLASCFIAVDDFDKALVFYRDVLGLEVRNDVGFENMRWITVGSPSLPDVDIVLEPALADPNASAADKQAAAELLAKGMLRGVIFRTDDVDATFERLRAAGAEVLQEPFDQPYGVRDCAFRDPAGNMLRFNQPRA
- a CDS encoding sensor histidine kinase, whose protein sequence is MITTHPEQTFRHDLVLHDGPEDLVRLMAPFLRAGAAAGERTVVLGRPDLVDALLAAVPEVTDALALREQEHERFAGRDLHRAQQLLARLDGEGTAVRIVNQMPVATTPEQWHEWRRYEAAANVVLAPYRAWGKCAHDERTLDAGMLEDLRATHAHVEDAHSGGPNAAFDEAGTHAGTFFEVPAHPTEASPPTLALVDPSSADARRAVRELALRAGLPETAQETVILATSEAVENAWTHGRAPVLVRGWLDRPGRVTVAVSDTGPGPHPLVGLLPASPGSPYDRGGMWMVQVLLRDVHHRTGPGGYTVTFSVDDDPVAPPRG
- a CDS encoding UxaA family hydrolase; translated protein: MSTTLPELTDCALVLRPGDDVAVATRDLQSGTEIRHDGAPLVIRQSVPRGHKLAVRDVPAGGQVHKYGQSIGLATRDIAVGDHVHTHNLGMDDVARDYEFGTARVRPAPWAGPVRTFQGYHRADGRVGTRNYVAILTSVNCSASSARMIADQFRGPVLDAYPHVDGVVALTHTTGCGLVAQSEGAQITLRTLRGYADHPNVAGVLVLGLGCEMLPAQSLLDGLDLPADKPVRTLVIQETGGIRRTVKAGVEAVQDMLPEIEALRRAPAPVSELVLGMNCGGSDGYSGITANPALGYASDLLVAHGATTILAETPEVFGAEHLLTRRAVSEEVGRTLLRRIDWWQTYAAQGGGSLDNNPSPGNKAGGLTTILEKSLGAVAKGGSAELAAVYEYAEPVTAKGFTFMDTPGYDPVSVTGIVAGGSTVVVFTTGRGSVLGCKPTPSIKVCTNTETYDRMSEDMDLNAGRIVDGEATVHQVGEEIFEKIIAVASGEQTVSEELDLGQDEFVPWQLGTVT